The following proteins come from a genomic window of Miscanthus floridulus cultivar M001 chromosome 2, ASM1932011v1, whole genome shotgun sequence:
- the LOC136540628 gene encoding uncharacterized protein — translation MRIHSAAPAGGSAKKDLRRLPHVYSKVLELPLPADTDVEVFEGPDAFHFVAAPAAGARGTAGVVRVRTVRIHPGVTKVVVQAGGGAEGAADAGDSMELDRWRSRLPEPSCPAMAVAGYVDGQLVVTVPKGPGGGEGGDGGQGEVTWRCSGGGKISGRLVVVQ, via the coding sequence ATGAGGATCCACTCAGCAGCTCCCGCTGGCGGCAGCGCCAAGAAGGACCTCCGGCGTCTGCCGCACGTGTACAGCAAGGTGCTGGAGCTGCCGCTCCCGGCGGACACCGACGTCGAGGTGTTCGAAGGCCCCGACGCCTTCCACTTCGTCGCGGCGCCAGCCGCCGGTGCGCGTGGCACCGCCGGCGTCGTGCGGGTGCGCACCGTCAGGATCCACCCCGGAGTCACCAAGGTCGTGGTGCAGGCCGGAGGCGGCGCCGAGGGGGCTGCAGACGCCGGCGACAGCATGGAGCTCGACAGGTGGCGGTCCCGCCTGCCCGAGCCGAGCTGTCCGGCCATGGCGGTGGCCGGGTACGTCGACGGCCAGCTCGTTGTCACAGTGCCGAAGGGCCCCGGTGGCGGTGAAGGCGGCGACGGCGGGCAAGGTGAGGTGACCTGGAGGTGCAGCGGCGGGGGCAAGATTAGTGGAAGACTGGTGGTTGTACAGTAG